One window of the Prionailurus bengalensis isolate Pbe53 chromosome E1, Fcat_Pben_1.1_paternal_pri, whole genome shotgun sequence genome contains the following:
- the LOC122484693 gene encoding collagen alpha-1(I) chain-like, giving the protein MRSSAFKRGRRSRDVRLLRRRPPRHRSRIFGELPKAPCDLQADVCSTASSPPDSRPAEGRGGPSPSPKARPGLALPPNNGAGGPPPKNASGSCVPSEMQKPTGDRSGGTRLQQPREWNAHTSGVRPRHPSRPRRLPRTRRSANLSPRAHARPGPAPPAAPPAPRIPSRPGPAGAPRAPGPAEQRRRRQLGQLRRLGGPARAHLGSVPGGGGGGGGGGGSSAGLRQRGPGGGGRANSNGDDDPGGRPGACGALGRQGPARRRRRGLRSRRGRRRRRRRRGRVGGGGGASRQVQVRPRRRRDAPSSRPRAGRRLRRGPGSEGRRGRPGRRSGLRGGGAGGGGCGSRGRRAEVRSCHRGHLVALTDKNPPSPRSSQTGRSRPLPRPALASNRKSSRPCHVTPPHLHTGGRTGQSALRAGAPPPRAPPRPIGSSRLGHAPSFPLNTRSRCGSADRAGSAPGRRRVRALPLSGRVQVSGARAPPAVPGDLQDVWALRLGVSALDGGARARPCEAAQFPPAGALGRPGPGFARYFHPAAPALCAAATGGRSGARPARAVHTPYTSPPCTDLGAPTRAPEHPARRPPPSLPLHAAVPPGAPCCEPNEPPCETASRGGQQCPRERTLSPHRADPGQGGTLTPRR; this is encoded by the exons ATGCGGTCAAGTGCCTTCAAACGCGGAAGGCGCAGCCGGGATGTGCGGCTCCTCCGCCGCCGCCCCCCGCGGCACCGATCGCGCATCTTCGGGGAGCTTCCCAAAGCCCCGTGTGACCTGCAAGCGGACG TCTGCAGCACCGCTAGCAGCCCACCTGACTCCAGACCCGCAGAGGGCCGAGGGGGGCCCTCACCCTCCCCCAAAGCACGCCCGGGGCTCGCTCTTCCCCCCAACAACGGCGCGGGAGGCCCTCCACCGAAAAACGCCTCGGGCTCGTGCGTGCCATCAGAGATGCAAAAACCCACGGGTGACCGTTCCGGGGGAACCCGGCTCCAGCAACCGCGCGAGTGGAACGCGCACACATCTGGCGTGCGGCCGCGCCACCCGTCGCGACCCCGCCGGCTCCCCCGCACCCGGCGCTCCGCGAACCTCTCTCCCCGCGCGCACGCACGCCCCGGCCCCGCGCCGCCCGCGGCTCCTCCCGCGCCGCGCATCCCTTCCCGCCCGGGACCCGCCGGGGCCCCTCGCGCTCCGGGCCCGGCCGAACAAAGGCGACGCCGCCAGCTCGGCCAGCTGCGGCGGCTCGGAGGCCCGGCCCGCGCTCACCTGGGCTCCGTCcccggcggcggtggcggcggcggcggcggcggcggttcCTCGGCGGGGCTCCGGCAGCGCGGGcctggcggcggcggccgcgccAACAGCAACGGCGACGACGACCCGGGCGGCCGCCCCGGGGCCTGCGGGGCGCTCGGGCGGCAGGGGCCCGCTCGGCGCCGGCGCCGCGGGCTCAGGTcccggcgcgggcggcggcggcggcggcggcgacgcgGGCGggtgggcggcggcggcggcgcgtcCCGGCAGGTCCAGGTCCGGCCCCGGCGACGCCGCGACGCGCCCTCCTCGCGCCCGCGAGCGGGACGGCGGCTCCGGCGCGGCCCGGGATCCGAG gggcggcgggggcggccgggGCGGCGCTCAGGGctgcggggcggcggggcgggcggcggcggctgcggctcCCGGGGCCGTCGCGCTGAGGTGCGGAGCTGCCACCGCGGCCATCTTGTTGCTCTAACTGACaagaaccccccctccccccgctccagCCAGACGGGGCGCTCGcgcccccttccccgccccgcgTTGGCCTCCAACAGGAAGTCGTCCCGGCCCTGCCACGTGACTCCGCCGCATCTGCATACCGGAGGGCGAACTGGCCAATCGGCGCTCCGCGCCGGAGCTCCGCCCCCACGCGCCCCTCCCCGGCCCATTGGCTCATCCCGCCTAGGCCACGCCCCGTCCTTCCCCCTTAATACCCGCTCGCGTTGTGGTTCCGCAGACCGCGCGGGGAGCGCGCCGGGGCGCAGGCGGGTGCGCGCGCTCCCCCTGTCCGGGCGCGTGCAGGTCTCGGGGGCCCGCGCTCCGCCTGCGGTGCCTGGAGACCTTCAAGATGTGTGGGCGCTGCGGCTCGGTGTCAGCGCACTGGACGGCGGGGCCCGGGCCCGGCCCTGCGAGGCCGCTCAGTTCCCCCCCGCCGGCGCCCTGGGGCGTCCGGGCCCCGGTTTTGCGCGGTATTTTCACCCGGCGGCGCCGGCCCTCTGTGCAGCGGCGACCGGCGGCCGCTCCGGCGCGCGTCCCGCCCGTGCCGTGCACACGCCCTACACCTCCCCACCGTGCACAGACTTAGGCGCGCCGACCCGGGCCCCGGAGCATCCAGCTCGCcgccctcctcccagcctgcccCTGCACGCAGCAGTCCCCCCGGGAGCTCCCTGCTGCGAGCCGAACGAACCTCCCTGCGAAACAGCCTCCCGGGGAGGACAGCAGTGCCCTCGAGAGCGAACACTCAGCCCCCACCGCGCCGACCCCGGACAGGGCGGGACCCTGACGCCCCGGCGCTGA